TTTCCTTTCACTCGATCCGGCGAGGACGAACCAGGGTGCAAAGCTTCTGGACCGCTCGCGTTACTTTTTCGAAACGATCGATGGCGTGAAGATCGCTTATCAAAAGCTTGGCGAAGGTCCAGAAACTTTGATCCTCATCCACGGTTTCATGGGGAATTCGACGAACTTCGAACCCATCTTCGATCTGCTCAAAGACGATTTCACGCTCATCGCGGTCGATCTTCCAGGTTTCGGTCTGAGCGAAAAGAGGATCGAAAAGAAATTGTCGAGAAGGTACATGGCGTGGATCGTCGCGAGACTCGCCGAAAGGCTGGACCTTGAACACTACCACGTGCTGGGACACTCCATGGGAACAGAGGTCGCAACCTGGCTGGCTCTGAACGAACCAGAGAAGGTGAAAAGTTTGATCTTTCTGAACAGTTCGATATGCCTTCCAGAAAGAGACAGCGTACCCAGCAACATCTTCACGAAGATCGGCCTGAGACTCATCTTCATGAACTACGATTTTCAAAAAAGAACTTTCAAAGACATGCTGGTCAACAAGGAAAGTTTCAGCGAGGAGTACTTCTTGAAGAATTACTATCTGGTCTACCAGACTCCCTTAGACATCGTCTTCAATCTGGCTGAAAACCAAGACACCGCACAGCTCAGAGAAGATTTGAAAAACCTCTCTGTTCCAACGCTCATCGTCTGGGGTGAGCAGGACAACGTCACACCGCTCGAAGGGGCGAAGTGTCTGTCCGCAATTAACGCCAAACTCGTGGTGGTACCGAACGCAGGACACCTGATCATGTTCGATCAACCACAACTTTTGAGTGAAACCATCAAAGGATTCGTTTTCTCATCGATTTCTAATCGGTGAGTTTTAAAATGCGACCGAAGGGAGGGATCATCATGAAAAAATTGTACCTGATGGTGTTCTTTCTGATCTTCAGTCTGTGCCTCGCTCAAAGCGCACCAAAGTCCATCAACGCCTTCGGAATAGACCTTTACAGATTCCTCGCAGACAGTTCTGAAAACATCTTCTTTTCCCCGTTCAGTTTGAGCACGGCGCTCGCGATGACTTACCTCGGAGCGGACGGCAACACGGCCCTGCAGATGAGAAAGGTGCTGCACTTTGAAAACGAAGGTCTGCACGAGTCTTTCTCGAACCTGATCGATTCACTCAACAAGCCCGCAGAAGATTACAAGCTGGCCATTGCCAACGTGCTGTGGCTGCAGGAAGGTTATTCTCTGCTCGAATCTTTTCTTACGGCCATCGAAAAGTACTACAGAGCATTTGTGAACATTGTCGATTTTGTGAACGATCCGAAGAACTCGGTTCGAAGGATCAACGACTGGATCGAAAAGAAGACCGAAGGAAAGATCAAAGACATGATTAACGAAAACGATGTGGACAGTCTCACCAGGCTCATCATAACGAACGCGATCTATTTCAAAGGCAACTGGGTGGTTCCGTTCGACCCTCAAGCCACGAAGAAAGATGTCTTCTACGTGAGCGAAGACAGAACCGTCGAAGTGGACATGATGAAACTGGCTGCGAATTTCAACTACTTCGAAGATGAAAAGGTTCAGATCCTCGAACTTCCCTACGCAGGTGGCAATCTTTCCATGATCGTGGTGTTACCGAAAAAGGGCGTGTGTCTGAGCGAAGTTGAAAAAGATCTGAGCCTGGAAAAGTTTCAAGGATGGCTTGGAAACCTTCGAAACACGCGCGTCGAAGTCATGCTGCCGAGGTTCAAACTCATGCAAAGGTTCCCCTTGAAGAAGACCTTATCTGAGATGGGCATGGTCGATGCGTTCACGAACGCGGCCGATTTTTCCAAGATGGACGGCACCAAGATGTTGAAGATTCAGAACGTGATCCACCAGGCGTTCGTGGAAGTGAACGAGGAGGGTACCGAAGCGGCAGCAGCGACCGCGGTGATCATCGGAATCAAGATGGGACCGAACATTCCTGTGATATTCAGGGCTGACAGACCCTTCCTGTTCTTCATCTACGAAAAAAGCAACGGCGTGATCCTGTTCATGGGCCGACTGCAAAAGCCATGATTCAGTAGAGAAAGCACGCAACCTGGTGCGATCCGTTCACGGTTTTGAGCTGTGGCGTTTGTTCCGTACAGATTTTCATAGCGTAGGGACATCTTGGAGCGAAGAGGCATGCCTGGGGTGGGTCTATGGGTGAGGAGATCTCACCCTGGATGGAGTGAATTTGTCTGAGTTTTCTCAGCTTCGGGTTCGGGATGGGGACAGAAGCGATCAGCGCTTTGGTGTAAGGATGCAGCGGGCTCGAAAACAACTCTTCTGACCTCGCCAGCTCGACGATCCTCCCAAGGTACATCACCGCGATACGGTCTGAAATGTATTTCACGACCGCCAGATCGTGCGCGATGAAGATGTAGGTCAATCCGTACTGCTCTTTCAAAGACACGAGCAGGTTCATCACCTGCGCCTGCACGGACACATCGAGCGCAGATACGGGTTCGTCGCATATCAAGAGCTCGGGTCTGAGAATGAGCGCCCTCGCGATGCCTATGCGCTGTCTCTGACCACCGGAAAATTCGTGCGGGTATCTGGACAGATATTCCGGTCTCAGACCCACGCTCTTCATCATTTCGATCGCCATATCCCTCTTTTCCGCCTGGCTCAGTTTTGGATCGTTCAGGCCTTCGGTGACTATCTGCAGCACCGTCATTCTGGGATTCAGGGAGCTGTAAGGATCTTGAAAGATCATCTGGATCTTCTTTCTGAAAGGTTGAAACTCTGCAGGTTTCAGGGCGAACAGATCTACCCATTTTCCCGAATCGTTGTAGAAGAACTTTCCGCTGGTGGGTTCGTAAACTTTGACCATCAACCTTCCAAGCGTGGTCTTTCCACAGCCGGACTCACCCACGAGGCCGAAAGTTTCCCCTTTGAATACCTCGAAAGAAACGTCATCAACTGCTTTCAAGTAGGATTTCTTTCTGAAACCTTTCTTGATCTTGAACCACTTGCTCACGCTTGCGAGTTTCACGAGCTTTTCCACTCTCGATCACCGTCCACGTACAACCAGCATTTCACCAGATGGTTCGTTTTCACTTCCACTCGATCTGGTTCTTTTTCACCGCAGATATCCATTCTGAAGCTACATCTTGGATGGAACCTGCAACCTTTTGGATACCTTGCCGGGTGCGGCACGGTACCTTCTATGGAAGCGAGCTTTCGTCTCTCTTGCCAGTCGATCCTGGGCACCGAGTTCAGTAAAGCCTTCGTGTACGGATGCAGAGGATTTTCGAACAGTTCGAACACGTCCGCAGTTTCTATCACCTGGCCAGCGTACATAACGATCACTCTGTCGCACACCTCTGCGACGACCGCCAGATTGTGCGTTATGAGCATGACGGCCGTTCCATATTTCTCCTTCAGCTCGAGCATGAGTTTCAGTATCTGTGCCTGTATGGTCACGTCCAGCGCCGTGGTCGGTTCGTCTGCGATCAACAGCTTCGGGTTGCACGCTAATGCCATGGCGATCATCACGCGCTGCCGCATGCCTCCTGAAAGCTGGTAAGGATAATGTTTTATCCTGCTCTCAGGTTCTGGAATCTTCACATCTTTCAGCATCTTGATGACCTTGTCAGTTATTTCTTCCTTCTGGAGCCTCTCGTGGAGCTCGTAAACTTCTGAAAGCTGCCAGCCGATCGTGTACACAGGATTGAGCGAAGTCATGGGTTCTTGAAAGATCATAGAAATTTCTTTTCCTCTGATCCTGTACAGTTCCTGCTTTGGAAGCTTCAAAAGGTCCACACCGTTGAACCAGATGCAGGATTCTTCCCCAACGAAAGCGTTCCTCGGGAGAAGCCTCGTTATCGCGTACGCCGTGACCGTTTTACCACAACCAGATTCTCCGACGATGCCGAGCGTTTCTCTTTCCGAAAGTTCGAACGAGACATCGTCGACCGGAACGATCTTTCCCATGTTCGTTTTGAAACCGATCTTGAGATTCTCGACCTTCAGCAGCATTCGATCACCTCATGATTCACTCACGAACCTCGGATCCAGAGCGTCTCTGAGCCCATCGCCCAGAAAGTTCACGCTCAGCACGGTTATGAAGATCATGAAACCAGGAAAGAACACGAGCCACCAGGGGACAACCTTTTCAAGGCCAGTCGCCAAAATGTAGTTCATGGCACGCTGCAACATGTTGCCCCAGGATGGCGTCGGTGGCTGTATGCCTAGACCGAGGTAGCTGA
Above is a window of Thermotoga sp. Ku-13t DNA encoding:
- a CDS encoding alpha/beta hydrolase, which encodes MKVGLVLSLVFLSSFFFLSLDPARTNQGAKLLDRSRYFFETIDGVKIAYQKLGEGPETLILIHGFMGNSTNFEPIFDLLKDDFTLIAVDLPGFGLSEKRIEKKLSRRYMAWIVARLAERLDLEHYHVLGHSMGTEVATWLALNEPEKVKSLIFLNSSICLPERDSVPSNIFTKIGLRLIFMNYDFQKRTFKDMLVNKESFSEEYFLKNYYLVYQTPLDIVFNLAENQDTAQLREDLKNLSVPTLIVWGEQDNVTPLEGAKCLSAINAKLVVVPNAGHLIMFDQPQLLSETIKGFVFSSISNR
- a CDS encoding oligopeptide/dipeptide ABC transporter ATP-binding protein encodes the protein MEKLVKLASVSKWFKIKKGFRKKSYLKAVDDVSFEVFKGETFGLVGESGCGKTTLGRLMVKVYEPTSGKFFYNDSGKWVDLFALKPAEFQPFRKKIQMIFQDPYSSLNPRMTVLQIVTEGLNDPKLSQAEKRDMAIEMMKSVGLRPEYLSRYPHEFSGGQRQRIGIARALILRPELLICDEPVSALDVSVQAQVMNLLVSLKEQYGLTYIFIAHDLAVVKYISDRIAVMYLGRIVELARSEELFSSPLHPYTKALIASVPIPNPKLRKLRQIHSIQGEISSPIDPPQACLFAPRCPYAMKICTEQTPQLKTVNGSHQVACFLY
- a CDS encoding serpin family protein, giving the protein MKKLYLMVFFLIFSLCLAQSAPKSINAFGIDLYRFLADSSENIFFSPFSLSTALAMTYLGADGNTALQMRKVLHFENEGLHESFSNLIDSLNKPAEDYKLAIANVLWLQEGYSLLESFLTAIEKYYRAFVNIVDFVNDPKNSVRRINDWIEKKTEGKIKDMINENDVDSLTRLIITNAIYFKGNWVVPFDPQATKKDVFYVSEDRTVEVDMMKLAANFNYFEDEKVQILELPYAGGNLSMIVVLPKKGVCLSEVEKDLSLEKFQGWLGNLRNTRVEVMLPRFKLMQRFPLKKTLSEMGMVDAFTNAADFSKMDGTKMLKIQNVIHQAFVEVNEEGTEAAAATAVIIGIKMGPNIPVIFRADRPFLFFIYEKSNGVILFMGRLQKP
- a CDS encoding ABC transporter ATP-binding protein; the protein is MLLKVENLKIGFKTNMGKIVPVDDVSFELSERETLGIVGESGCGKTVTAYAITRLLPRNAFVGEESCIWFNGVDLLKLPKQELYRIRGKEISMIFQEPMTSLNPVYTIGWQLSEVYELHERLQKEEITDKVIKMLKDVKIPEPESRIKHYPYQLSGGMRQRVMIAMALACNPKLLIADEPTTALDVTIQAQILKLMLELKEKYGTAVMLITHNLAVVAEVCDRVIVMYAGQVIETADVFELFENPLHPYTKALLNSVPRIDWQERRKLASIEGTVPHPARYPKGCRFHPRCSFRMDICGEKEPDRVEVKTNHLVKCWLYVDGDREWKSS